A portion of the Flavobacterium magnum genome contains these proteins:
- a CDS encoding DUF5412 family protein, translating into MKKALKIVLIMITLVIIGFIAFWALVFYDMNPCGNKVASTFFSPNKQFKILVFERNCGATTDFSTQVSLLRHNLELEHDDEGNIFSADRNYGDAEIDENGNVYLKATWLNNNKVLITYDSKIRIFKKENKLDGITILYNKNYR; encoded by the coding sequence ATGAAAAAAGCACTAAAAATAGTATTGATCATGATTACTTTAGTAATCATAGGGTTTATTGCTTTTTGGGCATTAGTTTTCTATGATATGAATCCATGTGGAAATAAAGTTGCAAGTACATTTTTTTCACCAAATAAGCAATTCAAGATTTTGGTTTTCGAAAGAAACTGTGGCGCTACAACAGATTTTTCGACACAGGTTAGTCTTTTAAGACATAATCTTGAATTGGAACACGATGATGAGGGAAATATCTTTTCTGCGGATAGAAATTACGGTGATGCAGAAATCGATGAAAATGGAAATGTGTATTTAAAAGCTACTTGGCTTAACAATAACAAAGTATTGATCACTTACGATTCAAAAATTAGAATATTTAAAAAGGAAAATAAATTAGATGGAATCACGATTCTATACAATAAAAACTACCGCTAA
- a CDS encoding type II toxin-antitoxin system RelE/ParE family toxin, translating to MTNGYKILWTDFALGELEKTIEYLQENWTDRELRNLAWAIEETLNLLSHNPNLFQASEIKKEIRRVIVANHNTLYYRVNDNTIEILSFFSNRQSPKKRKLK from the coding sequence ATGACAAATGGTTATAAAATCCTTTGGACAGATTTTGCGTTAGGAGAATTAGAAAAAACAATCGAATATCTTCAGGAAAATTGGACTGACAGAGAATTGCGAAACCTCGCTTGGGCAATTGAGGAAACACTAAACTTGCTTTCTCACAATCCTAACTTATTCCAGGCTTCAGAAATTAAAAAAGAAATTCGCAGAGTTATTGTTGCAAATCATAACACTTTGTATTATCGAGTAAACGACAATACAATTGAAATCCTCTCATTCTTTTCTAATCGCCAAAGCCCTAAAAAGAGAAAACTGAAGTAA